One window of the Elusimicrobium sp. An273 genome contains the following:
- a CDS encoding ribonucleoside triphosphate reductase, with product MENSEVITHIVKRDGTTQRFDSKKITKAISKAAEATGEFDSETAKKLTIRAINIIQQLYSDTVPNVENVQDIVEDVLLTSNYHKTAKAYILYRDQHARMREISSKFNVDLVDQYLQKIDWQVNENSNMGYSLQGLNNYISSEISKVYWLNKIYPENVRRMHTEGDFHLHDLGLLGAYCVGWDLQDLLLSGFTGVVGKAESKPAKHLRTALGQVVNFFYTLQGESAGAQAFSNFDTLLAPFIYYDKLSYDEVKQALQEFLFNVNVPTRVGFQTPFTNLTLDLTVPSYYKDQPVIIGGKLQDKTYGEFQEEMDMLNRAFCEVMLAGDAKGRVFTFPIPTYNITKDFDWNNPKLTPLWEMTAKYGIPYFANFINSDMNPEDARSMCCRLRIDNRELRKRGGGLFGSAPLTGSIGVVTINLPRLGYLSKNEDEFFANLKDRMEVAKTSLEIKRKVIERFTKGNLYPYMSFYLRSIRQRFNEYWKNHFSTIGLVGLNECAVNLIGEDIGTEKGRAFAEKVLTFMRETLVKFQEETGNNYNLEATPAEGTSYRLAKLDKERFPEIKCANEELYKQGHPPFYTNSSQLPVNYTDDVFEMLDLQSTIQSKYTGGTVQHIFTGEKIKDLEAMKKFIKTVCEKYTLPYFSITPTFSICPKCGYIEGEHFECPKCKAERMQELERQVKLLEEQLYSK from the coding sequence ATGGAAAACTCTGAAGTAATCACTCATATCGTCAAAAGAGACGGTACCACCCAACGTTTTGATTCTAAAAAAATCACGAAGGCTATTTCCAAAGCCGCCGAGGCGACCGGCGAATTTGATTCGGAAACCGCCAAAAAATTGACGATTCGCGCCATTAACATCATTCAACAACTTTATTCCGATACGGTTCCCAACGTGGAAAATGTGCAGGATATCGTAGAAGACGTACTGCTGACGTCCAACTACCACAAAACGGCCAAAGCCTACATCCTGTACCGCGACCAACACGCCCGTATGCGTGAAATTTCTTCTAAATTTAACGTGGATTTGGTAGACCAATACCTGCAGAAAATTGACTGGCAAGTCAACGAAAACAGCAATATGGGCTACTCGCTGCAGGGGCTGAACAACTATATTTCTTCCGAAATCAGCAAAGTGTATTGGCTGAACAAAATTTATCCGGAAAATGTCCGCCGGATGCACACGGAAGGCGATTTTCACCTGCACGATTTGGGCCTCTTGGGCGCTTACTGCGTGGGCTGGGATTTGCAGGACTTGTTGCTCAGCGGTTTTACGGGCGTAGTCGGCAAAGCGGAAAGCAAACCGGCCAAACACCTGCGCACCGCCTTGGGCCAAGTGGTCAACTTTTTCTACACCCTGCAAGGGGAAAGCGCCGGCGCGCAAGCGTTCTCCAACTTTGACACGCTGCTCGCCCCGTTTATCTATTACGACAAACTCTCTTACGACGAAGTAAAACAAGCCTTGCAGGAATTTTTATTTAACGTCAACGTGCCCACCCGCGTCGGCTTCCAAACGCCGTTTACCAACCTGACGCTGGACTTGACGGTGCCTTCTTATTATAAAGACCAACCCGTCATCATCGGCGGCAAACTGCAGGACAAGACGTACGGCGAATTCCAGGAAGAAATGGATATGCTCAACCGCGCGTTCTGCGAGGTCATGCTCGCGGGCGACGCCAAGGGCCGCGTATTTACGTTCCCGATTCCGACGTACAACATTACCAAGGATTTTGACTGGAACAACCCGAAACTCACCCCGCTGTGGGAAATGACGGCCAAATACGGTATTCCGTACTTTGCCAACTTTATCAACTCGGATATGAACCCCGAAGATGCCCGCTCCATGTGCTGCCGCTTGCGCATCGACAACCGCGAACTGAGAAAACGCGGCGGCGGTCTTTTCGGCTCGGCCCCGCTGACGGGTTCCATCGGCGTGGTAACCATCAACCTGCCGCGCCTGGGGTATTTGTCCAAAAACGAGGATGAATTCTTTGCCAATTTGAAAGACCGCATGGAAGTGGCCAAAACCAGCTTGGAAATCAAGCGCAAAGTCATTGAACGCTTCACCAAAGGCAACCTCTATCCGTACATGAGCTTTTACCTGCGCTCCATCCGCCAGCGCTTTAACGAATACTGGAAAAACCACTTTTCCACCATCGGGCTGGTGGGGCTCAATGAATGCGCCGTCAACCTGATCGGCGAAGACATCGGCACCGAAAAAGGCCGCGCCTTTGCCGAAAAAGTGCTTACGTTCATGCGCGAAACGCTGGTAAAATTCCAGGAAGAAACCGGCAACAACTATAACTTAGAAGCCACTCCCGCCGAAGGCACTTCCTACCGCTTGGCCAAATTGGACAAGGAACGCTTCCCGGAAATCAAATGCGCCAACGAAGAGCTTTACAAACAAGGCCACCCGCCTTTCTACACCAACTCTTCGCAGCTTCCCGTCAACTATACCGACGACGTGTTTGAAATGCTGGACTTGCAAAGCACCATCCAGTCCAAATACACCGGCGGAACGGTACAGCATATTTTCACCGGCGAAAAAATCAAAGATTTGGAAGCGATGAAGAAATTCATCAAAACCGTGTGCGAGAAATACACTTTGCCGTACTTCTCCATCACGCCTACGTTCAGCATCTGCCCCAAATGCGGCTACATTGAAGGCGAACATTTTGAATGCCCCAAATGCAAGGCCGAACGGATGCAGGAGCTGGAACGCCAAGTAAAACTTTTGGAAGAACAGCTCTACAGCAAATAG
- a CDS encoding anaerobic ribonucleoside-triphosphate reductase activating protein gives MKIGGLIKFTLIDFPGRPAAVIFTQGCNFRCRYCHNPELVYPHMFTEPVAEEEIDAFLKRRQGTLEGVVVSGGEPTLHDDLPQFLAKIKSMGYAVKLDTNGTRPEMLRQLIQDKLVDYIAMDLKAPLEKYSLITGVDFNPAILRESMDLIKKSGLGYEFRTTYDKEVLTDADIAALSQMLNGQHYRVQECLPVAKEKAALKVLHKEI, from the coding sequence ATGAAAATAGGCGGACTGATTAAATTTACGCTGATTGACTTTCCGGGCCGTCCGGCAGCAGTGATTTTTACGCAAGGGTGCAACTTCCGTTGCCGCTACTGCCACAACCCGGAACTGGTGTATCCGCATATGTTCACGGAACCCGTTGCCGAAGAAGAAATAGACGCTTTCTTAAAGCGGCGCCAAGGCACCTTGGAAGGAGTGGTGGTATCGGGCGGGGAACCCACCCTGCACGACGATTTGCCCCAGTTCTTGGCCAAGATAAAATCCATGGGCTACGCCGTAAAATTGGACACCAACGGCACCCGGCCGGAAATGCTTAGGCAGCTGATTCAAGACAAACTGGTTGATTATATTGCCATGGATCTAAAAGCCCCGCTGGAAAAGTATTCCCTCATTACGGGAGTGGATTTTAATCCGGCTATTCTGCGCGAATCCATGGATTTAATCAAAAAGTCGGGCTTAGGCTATGAATTCCGCACGACGTACGACAAAGAAGTTTTGACCGATGCGGATATTGCCGCGCTTTCCCAAATGCTTAACGGCCAGCACTACCGCGTGCAGGAATGCCTGCCGGTAGCCAAGGAAAAAGCCGCCTTAAAAGTGCTGCATAAAGAGATTTAG
- the nrdD gene encoding anaerobic ribonucleoside-triphosphate reductase → MTAQEKKIVENKISELKKEMNEVHGSKCEVYSRVVGYLRPVQNWNKGKKEEFAMRKTMHIGCGCDCNSDK, encoded by the coding sequence ATGACTGCACAGGAAAAAAAGATTGTTGAAAACAAAATTTCGGAACTTAAAAAAGAAATGAACGAAGTTCACGGTTCCAAATGCGAAGTTTACTCCAGAGTGGTGGGCTATCTGCGCCCCGTCCAGAACTGGAACAAAGGCAAAAAAGAAGAATTTGCCATGAGAAAAACCATGCATATCGGCTGCGGCTGCGACTGCAACAGCGATAAATAA
- the zupT gene encoding zinc transporter ZupT, with translation MEQSILTAFTLSFLAGAATAVGGALAFVIKRENLSVLSLGLGFSAGVMIYVSFMEILPQATQALGLLFGEKPGAWAATGLFFAGIVLAWLIDTLLPSHHLEQHTLDQSAKLKHLGLFTALALAIHNFPEGLATFMASMQDATLGVSIAVAVAIHNIPEGIAVALPVFHATGNRKQAFWYSAGSGMAEPVGAVLGFFLLKSVLQETAFGVLFGLIAGIMVYIALDELLPTAHEYGDGHKVIWGVVGGMMVMAVSLLLF, from the coding sequence ATGGAACAATCTATTTTAACCGCTTTTACATTAAGTTTTTTGGCCGGCGCGGCTACCGCCGTGGGCGGAGCGCTGGCTTTTGTGATTAAACGGGAAAATCTCTCCGTCTTATCATTGGGACTCGGGTTTTCGGCCGGGGTGATGATTTACGTTTCGTTTATGGAAATTCTCCCGCAGGCCACGCAGGCTTTGGGCCTTTTGTTTGGCGAAAAACCAGGCGCTTGGGCCGCCACGGGGCTGTTCTTTGCGGGGATTGTGCTGGCGTGGCTGATTGATACGCTGCTGCCTTCCCACCATCTGGAACAACACACCTTGGATCAATCCGCCAAGCTCAAGCACTTGGGGCTTTTTACGGCGCTGGCGTTGGCCATTCACAACTTTCCCGAAGGGTTGGCCACGTTTATGGCCTCCATGCAAGACGCCACCTTGGGCGTTTCCATTGCGGTGGCAGTTGCCATTCACAACATCCCGGAAGGAATTGCCGTTGCGCTGCCCGTTTTCCACGCCACGGGAAACCGCAAACAAGCTTTTTGGTACAGCGCGGGGTCGGGCATGGCGGAACCGGTGGGGGCGGTGCTGGGATTTTTTCTGCTGAAAAGCGTCTTGCAGGAAACGGCTTTTGGCGTGTTGTTTGGGCTGATTGCCGGAATTATGGTGTATATCGCGCTGGATGAACTGCTGCCCACGGCGCATGAATATGGAGACGGGCATAAAGTGATTTGGGGGGTAGTGGGCGGAATGATGGTGATGGCGGTTTCGCTTTTGTTGTTCTGA
- a CDS encoding aminotransferase class I/II-fold pyridoxal phosphate-dependent enzyme — MSDIFEKCRNYKDAKLAMRMGIYGYFQPIESAQGPEVMLGGKKYIMAGSNNYLGLADDPEMKKAASEAALKYGTGCAGSRFLNGNTKAADELEARLARFKRKEAGLIFSTGYQMNLGVVSCLVKKGDYAIVDKLDHASILDGVKLSDGEMVRFKHNDPADLDRVLSKLPEESGKLIIVDGVFSMEGDICPLPEIVKIARKYGARIMVDDAHATGIIGKTGRGTCEYFGLENGEVDLVVGTCSKTFATVGGFVVGDADIIHYIRHNARSQIFSAALPPASVASITKALELIENDTSRRDNLFRLTAKLKKGLEDLGFDLGTSTTPILPVHVGSNENCFKMWRALHELGIFSNPVVSPAVPPGHALMRLTLMATHTDEHVAKIIDAFAQAGRSIGVIK; from the coding sequence ATGTCTGATATTTTTGAGAAATGCAGGAATTACAAGGACGCCAAACTGGCTATGCGCATGGGGATTTACGGCTATTTCCAGCCGATTGAATCCGCGCAGGGGCCGGAAGTAATGTTGGGCGGCAAAAAATATATTATGGCCGGTTCCAACAATTACCTGGGGTTGGCGGACGATCCCGAAATGAAAAAAGCGGCCAGCGAAGCGGCCCTGAAATACGGCACCGGCTGTGCCGGCTCGCGCTTTTTAAACGGGAACACCAAAGCCGCCGATGAACTGGAGGCGCGTTTGGCCCGGTTCAAACGCAAAGAAGCGGGGCTTATTTTCTCTACCGGATATCAGATGAACTTGGGCGTCGTGTCTTGCTTGGTCAAAAAAGGCGACTATGCCATCGTGGATAAATTGGATCACGCCAGCATTTTGGACGGCGTGAAACTTTCCGACGGGGAAATGGTGCGCTTTAAACACAACGATCCGGCCGATTTAGACCGCGTTTTATCCAAACTGCCCGAAGAATCCGGCAAACTGATTATTGTAGACGGCGTGTTTAGCATGGAAGGGGACATTTGCCCTCTGCCGGAAATTGTCAAAATCGCCCGCAAATACGGGGCGCGCATTATGGTGGACGACGCGCACGCCACGGGCATTATCGGCAAAACGGGGCGCGGCACCTGCGAATACTTCGGCCTGGAAAACGGCGAAGTGGATTTGGTGGTAGGCACCTGTTCCAAAACGTTTGCCACCGTGGGCGGATTTGTCGTGGGGGATGCGGACATCATCCATTATATCCGCCACAACGCCCGCAGCCAAATTTTCTCCGCGGCGCTGCCGCCGGCTTCCGTGGCTTCCATTACCAAGGCGCTGGAGCTGATTGAAAACGACACTTCCCGCCGCGACAATCTGTTCCGCCTGACGGCGAAACTCAAAAAAGGCTTGGAAGACCTGGGCTTTGATTTGGGAACCAGCACTACGCCTATTTTGCCGGTGCACGTGGGCAGCAACGAAAACTGCTTTAAAATGTGGCGCGCGCTGCACGAGTTGGGCATTTTCTCCAACCCGGTCGTCAGCCCGGCGGTGCCGCCCGGCCACGCGCTGATGCGTTTGACGCTGATGGCCACCCATACCGATGAACACGTGGCAAAGATTATTGACGCCTTTGCCCAAGCGGGCCGTTCCATCGGCGTGATTAAATAG
- a CDS encoding TspO/MBR family protein → MKYILEFFKLLFWLLLCQLPGLAGAAMVQPNLGWYHSLQMPPFMPPDAAFGMAWGVLYIVLGVAGFLAFRQGLKAARKPLILFIVQLALNALWTPVFFGSHNPAWAMVILLAMLAEGAWLACALRQKSRAAAWLMLPYGAWLIYAGYLNAGMWLLNA, encoded by the coding sequence ATGAAATATATCCTGGAATTTTTTAAACTGCTGTTTTGGCTGCTGCTTTGCCAACTGCCCGGCCTTGCCGGAGCCGCCATGGTACAGCCCAATTTGGGATGGTACCATTCGCTGCAGATGCCCCCTTTCATGCCGCCGGATGCCGCCTTCGGAATGGCGTGGGGCGTCTTATATATAGTATTGGGCGTGGCGGGTTTTTTGGCGTTTCGCCAAGGACTCAAAGCCGCCCGCAAACCGCTGATTTTGTTTATCGTCCAGCTCGCGCTTAACGCCCTGTGGACGCCGGTTTTCTTCGGCAGTCATAACCCGGCTTGGGCGATGGTCATTCTGCTGGCCATGTTGGCAGAAGGCGCCTGGCTGGCCTGCGCCTTGCGGCAAAAAAGCCGGGCGGCCGCATGGCTGATGCTGCCCTACGGCGCGTGGTTAATTTACGCCGGCTATTTAAATGCGGGCATGTGGCTGTTAAATGCCTAA
- the rfaE2 gene encoding D-glycero-beta-D-manno-heptose 1-phosphate adenylyltransferase, whose product MKAKNKILGPRALKKFVEEARKNGRKIVFTNGCFDILHAGHVSVLEFARSKGDVLVVGLNSDASVRRLKGPSRPVNTQADRALVLGGLESVSAVSIFEQDTPYELIKLVRPDVLVKGGDYKTDEIVGREFAKKVVRFPLLKGRSTTNIIKKVSK is encoded by the coding sequence GTGAAAGCAAAAAATAAGATTTTGGGCCCGCGGGCGCTTAAAAAATTTGTGGAAGAAGCCCGCAAAAACGGCCGGAAAATCGTTTTTACAAACGGATGTTTTGATATTTTGCACGCCGGACACGTAAGCGTGCTGGAGTTTGCCCGCTCCAAAGGGGATGTGCTGGTGGTGGGGCTGAACAGCGATGCCTCCGTGCGCCGGTTAAAAGGGCCCAGCCGTCCGGTCAACACACAAGCGGATCGCGCGTTGGTGTTGGGCGGGTTGGAGAGCGTGTCGGCCGTGAGCATTTTTGAGCAAGACACGCCGTATGAGCTGATTAAACTCGTCCGCCCGGACGTATTGGTAAAGGGCGGCGATTACAAGACCGACGAAATCGTCGGCCGCGAATTTGCAAAAAAAGTGGTACGTTTCCCGTTGTTAAAAGGGCGTTCCACCACAAATATAATTAAAAAGGTTAGTAAATAA
- the accC gene encoding acetyl-CoA carboxylase biotin carboxylase subunit, with protein sequence MSAKVTITPFKKVLIANRGEIALRVIRTLKEMGIKSVAVYSEADRNSLHVRMADEAVCIGAAPSPVSYLNIDAIVTAGKITGADAVHPGYGFLSENADFAAAVTKAGMTFIGPTAEAIEMLGVKSTAREIAVKAGVPITPGSDGVVGKNFREVARKIGFPIMIKASLGGGGKGMRACLKEEDLELMMKTAQGEAKANFGDDRVYFEKLVLNPRHIEVQVAGDNYGNVVAFAERDCSMQRRHQKLVEESPSPFVDPVTRQKLQEAACKLVKAAKYRGVGTVEFLMAQNKEFYFMEVNTRLQVEHPVTESVCGQDLVKMQIQIAQGEPLHLTQEEASVIKCHAIEHRINAEDSEKNFTPCPGTIEEWIPAGGLGVRVDSHMYTGYTIPSYYDSLIAKLIITAPDREHLLARCRRCLGEFIVGGVKTTIPFHQKIVNNEDFIRGNMDTGLIERMMAKEKEESESKK encoded by the coding sequence ATGTCTGCAAAAGTTACCATTACTCCTTTTAAAAAAGTTTTAATTGCCAACCGCGGCGAAATTGCCCTGCGTGTGATCCGCACGCTAAAAGAAATGGGGATTAAGTCCGTGGCCGTTTATTCCGAGGCCGACCGCAACAGCCTGCATGTGCGCATGGCGGACGAAGCCGTGTGCATCGGGGCGGCGCCGTCGCCTGTCAGCTATTTAAACATTGACGCCATCGTTACCGCGGGCAAAATTACCGGCGCCGACGCCGTGCATCCCGGGTATGGGTTCTTGTCCGAAAATGCCGATTTTGCGGCCGCCGTTACCAAGGCCGGAATGACGTTTATCGGCCCGACGGCGGAGGCCATTGAAATGCTGGGCGTGAAATCCACCGCGCGTGAAATTGCCGTCAAAGCCGGCGTGCCGATTACGCCCGGTTCCGACGGGGTGGTAGGCAAAAATTTCCGCGAAGTGGCCCGCAAAATCGGGTTTCCGATTATGATTAAAGCTTCTTTGGGCGGCGGCGGCAAAGGGATGCGCGCGTGCCTGAAAGAAGAAGATTTGGAACTGATGATGAAAACGGCCCAGGGCGAAGCCAAAGCCAACTTTGGCGACGACCGCGTTTATTTTGAAAAACTCGTTTTAAATCCGCGCCACATTGAAGTGCAGGTGGCGGGGGATAATTACGGCAACGTGGTAGCCTTTGCCGAGCGCGACTGCAGCATGCAGCGCCGCCACCAAAAACTGGTGGAGGAATCGCCTTCCCCGTTTGTGGATCCGGTTACCCGCCAAAAATTGCAGGAAGCCGCCTGCAAGCTTGTCAAAGCGGCCAAATACCGCGGCGTGGGCACGGTGGAATTTCTGATGGCGCAGAATAAAGAATTTTACTTTATGGAAGTAAACACCCGCCTGCAGGTGGAACACCCGGTAACGGAGTCGGTCTGCGGGCAGGACTTGGTCAAAATGCAAATTCAAATTGCCCAGGGCGAGCCGCTGCACCTGACGCAGGAAGAGGCGTCCGTCATCAAATGCCACGCCATTGAGCACCGCATCAACGCCGAAGACAGCGAAAAGAATTTTACGCCCTGCCCCGGCACCATTGAAGAATGGATTCCCGCCGGCGGCTTAGGCGTGCGGGTGGACAGCCATATGTACACGGGCTACACCATTCCCAGCTATTACGACAGCCTGATCGCCAAGCTGATTATCACCGCGCCCGACCGCGAGCATTTGCTGGCGCGCTGCCGGCGCTGCTTGGGCGAGTTTATCGTGGGCGGCGTAAAGACCACGATCCCTTTCCACCAAAAAATCGTCAATAACGAAGATTTTATCCGCGGCAATATGGATACGGGTCTTATTGAACGGATGATGGCCAAAGAGAAGGAAGAAAGTGAAAGCAAAAAATAA
- a CDS encoding ATP-dependent DNA helicase — MPAGKPDIILTDEFKDALALLEAKPSVKPLIFITGRAGTGKTTLLRYFAEHTAQNTVVLATTGLAAINVHGQTVHSFFRLKPGNLLDKSNLKRLPRKTVDAIDTLIIDEASMLRADLLDAIDYILQLSTHSEEPFGGKKIVLFGDLFQLPPVEEQASGGLFDYFRQLYPSPYFFEAHVLRRLPTEVFELRRIFRQKADPDFARLLNLIREGQVTQPQLDSLLNTRKTFDLPEKFENSIILAPTNREAAWRNVHYLAQLPGEEFTYTATADESFQTKTPPADPVLHLKKGAKIMMLVNDDNWVNGDIGTVYDLGPDFIQVELKGCIYQVEPHVWEDVRYEFNPLLQKLQPKVKGFFKQYPLKLAWAITIHKSQGLTFDSIYLDIGRGAFAPGQTYVALSRCRTLNGVHLKKEISVQDVLCDGRVKQFMDYVRGPHTLRR; from the coding sequence ATGCCCGCTGGAAAACCTGACATTATTCTGACAGACGAATTTAAAGACGCCCTTGCCCTTTTGGAAGCCAAACCGTCCGTAAAACCACTTATCTTTATTACGGGCCGGGCCGGAACGGGCAAGACCACGCTCCTGCGCTATTTTGCCGAACATACCGCCCAAAATACCGTTGTATTGGCCACCACCGGGCTGGCGGCCATTAACGTGCACGGGCAAACCGTTCATTCTTTCTTTCGTTTAAAACCGGGCAATCTGCTTGATAAAAGCAATTTAAAACGCCTGCCGCGCAAAACGGTGGACGCCATAGACACGCTGATTATAGACGAAGCTTCCATGCTCCGGGCCGATTTGTTGGACGCCATTGATTACATTTTGCAGCTTTCCACCCACAGCGAAGAACCCTTCGGCGGCAAAAAGATTGTGCTATTTGGCGACCTGTTCCAGCTGCCCCCGGTGGAGGAGCAAGCTTCCGGCGGTTTGTTTGACTATTTCCGCCAGCTGTATCCCAGCCCCTATTTTTTTGAAGCGCATGTGCTGCGCCGCCTGCCCACGGAAGTATTTGAACTGCGGCGCATCTTCCGCCAAAAGGCCGACCCGGACTTTGCCCGCTTGTTAAACCTCATCCGGGAAGGACAGGTAACCCAGCCGCAGCTAGACAGCCTGCTCAACACCCGTAAAACATTTGACTTGCCGGAAAAATTTGAAAACAGCATCATTCTGGCCCCCACCAACCGCGAAGCGGCTTGGCGCAACGTGCATTACCTGGCCCAGCTGCCCGGCGAAGAATTTACCTACACGGCCACGGCGGACGAGTCGTTTCAGACCAAAACCCCGCCGGCGGATCCCGTGCTGCACCTCAAAAAGGGGGCCAAAATTATGATGCTGGTAAACGACGATAATTGGGTAAACGGCGATATCGGCACGGTGTATGATTTGGGGCCGGATTTTATTCAGGTGGAACTCAAAGGCTGCATTTACCAAGTGGAACCCCACGTATGGGAAGACGTGCGATACGAATTTAATCCGCTGCTGCAAAAACTGCAGCCCAAAGTGAAGGGATTTTTTAAACAATACCCGTTAAAACTGGCGTGGGCCATTACCATTCACAAATCCCAAGGCCTTACCTTTGACAGCATTTACCTGGACATCGGCCGCGGCGCCTTTGCCCCCGGGCAAACCTATGTGGCGCTTAGCCGCTGCCGCACGTTAAACGGGGTGCATTTAAAAAAAGAAATTTCCGTACAAGACGTCCTGTGCGACGGCCGCGTGAAACAATTTATGGACTATGTCCGCGGCCCGCACACGCTTCGCCGCTAA
- a CDS encoding aminopeptidase, with translation MFFTKVQTEKYADVMIWALETARRNGKFKPYDTVLLRSDLSALPLARALYTKLLARHYQVIMRFNAPEDFSKTFYQHADDKQLAFIAPGEKEFQGGINGLISLRAPEDLTHLKQVDPARIAKSAVARKPLREILDVREQKGLFSWTLCNYPTEELAKRAGLSVKEYASQVARACFLNEKDPVKKWQEVTRQITEIGKWLSSLPIQTLRVETKNMDFEVLLGEKRKFIAGGGCNVPSFEIFTSPDWRGTRGVYFADLSSYRSGNYVKGVRLEFEKGRAVKADAQQGAEFVRKMLAMDKGAAQIGEFSLTDRRFSKITKFMADILYDENFGGKYGNCHVAVGSSYADTFSGAQSKLDKKTKEKLGFNDSSLHWDLINTENKTVTARLKDGSSQVIYEKGQFRY, from the coding sequence ATGTTTTTTACCAAAGTTCAAACCGAAAAATATGCCGATGTGATGATTTGGGCACTGGAAACCGCCCGCCGAAACGGCAAATTTAAACCCTACGATACGGTGCTGCTCAGAAGCGACTTGTCCGCCCTGCCGCTGGCCCGCGCCCTGTATACGAAACTGTTGGCGCGGCACTACCAGGTGATTATGCGCTTTAACGCCCCGGAAGATTTTTCCAAAACATTTTATCAGCACGCGGACGATAAACAGCTGGCTTTTATCGCTCCCGGCGAAAAAGAATTCCAAGGCGGCATTAACGGCCTGATTTCATTGCGCGCGCCCGAAGATTTAACCCACCTCAAGCAAGTGGATCCGGCCCGCATTGCCAAAAGCGCGGTGGCCCGCAAACCCTTGCGCGAGATTTTGGACGTGCGCGAACAAAAAGGATTATTTTCGTGGACGCTGTGCAATTACCCCACGGAAGAACTGGCCAAACGGGCAGGCCTGTCCGTAAAAGAATACGCAAGCCAAGTGGCGCGGGCGTGCTTTTTAAATGAAAAAGACCCCGTCAAAAAATGGCAGGAAGTAACCCGCCAAATTACCGAAATCGGAAAGTGGCTCTCTTCCTTGCCCATTCAAACGCTGCGGGTGGAAACCAAAAATATGGATTTTGAAGTACTGCTGGGCGAAAAACGCAAATTTATTGCAGGCGGCGGCTGTAATGTGCCTTCCTTTGAAATTTTTACCTCGCCCGACTGGCGCGGCACGCGCGGCGTCTACTTTGCCGATTTGTCCTCTTACCGCAGCGGCAATTACGTAAAAGGCGTTCGCTTGGAATTTGAAAAAGGACGCGCCGTCAAAGCCGATGCCCAGCAAGGCGCCGAATTTGTGCGCAAAATGCTGGCTATGGACAAAGGCGCTGCCCAGATTGGGGAATTTTCCTTGACGGATCGTCGGTTCTCCAAAATTACCAAATTTATGGCGGATATCCTGTACGATGAAAACTTTGGCGGGAAATACGGCAACTGCCATGTGGCTGTGGGTTCCAGCTACGCCGATACCTTTTCGGGCGCGCAGAGCAAATTGGACAAAAAAACCAAGGAAAAACTGGGATTTAACGATTCCTCCTTGCATTGGGATTTAATCAATACCGAAAATAAAACCGTTACCGCCCGTTTAAAAGACGGTTCCAGCCAAGTGATTTACGAAAAGGGCCAGTTTCGGTATTAA
- a CDS encoding acetyl-CoA carboxylase biotin carboxyl carrier protein, which produces MDTKLITEVTDWLKTTDLAEFCYAKDGESIEVKTAEALPEPAHFSCSLTAVAAPAIGIYHAADKGKNLVLKEGQSVQEGDVLGVVETFSKKHKITAPVSGKLRVVTAQEGAPVEFGLPLFFIEK; this is translated from the coding sequence ATGGATACGAAACTGATTACGGAAGTAACCGATTGGCTTAAAACCACCGATTTGGCCGAATTCTGCTACGCAAAAGACGGCGAAAGCATTGAAGTAAAAACCGCCGAAGCTTTGCCGGAGCCGGCGCATTTTTCCTGCTCGCTCACGGCGGTAGCAGCCCCCGCGATCGGCATTTACCACGCGGCGGACAAAGGCAAAAATTTAGTGCTTAAAGAAGGTCAGTCCGTACAGGAAGGCGACGTGTTGGGAGTGGTGGAAACCTTCTCCAAAAAACATAAAATTACCGCGCCCGTATCCGGCAAATTGCGGGTGGTTACGGCGCAGGAAGGGGCGCCGGTGGAATTTGGCCTGCCGCTTTTCTTTATTGAGAAATAG